In Chryseobacterium shigense, the following proteins share a genomic window:
- a CDS encoding ZIP family metal transporter yields the protein MTVVLLILSVITGVFLGKHFGKKEKLAKNLLVLSAGFLITICLNEVFPQVYTSEAGSSLGIFVIAGVLLQMILEALTKGFEHGHFHHHSEHNILPMALMVGLFIHAFIEGIPLANEEQQLSPYLLGIVFHNLPISFILGAFLFNRKNESRTSPYPSLLIVALFALASPMGMLLGNYFNPDLQPYFLAIVGGIFLHISSVIIFESNKNHNIDWIKIGLVIVGVSLALLMHLFHHHPVAGHSH from the coding sequence ATAACGGTTGTTTTACTGATATTAAGCGTTATTACAGGAGTCTTTCTGGGCAAGCATTTCGGAAAAAAAGAAAAGCTGGCCAAAAACCTGCTGGTTTTAAGTGCCGGATTCCTGATCACCATCTGCCTGAATGAAGTTTTTCCACAGGTTTATACTTCTGAAGCCGGAAGCAGCCTGGGAATTTTCGTTATAGCCGGTGTTTTGCTTCAGATGATCCTTGAAGCCCTGACAAAAGGTTTCGAGCATGGACATTTCCATCATCATAGTGAACACAATATTCTTCCTATGGCATTGATGGTAGGATTATTTATCCATGCATTCATAGAGGGAATCCCTTTAGCCAATGAGGAACAACAGCTCTCCCCTTACCTTCTGGGAATTGTATTTCATAACCTTCCTATTTCTTTTATTCTGGGAGCCTTTTTATTCAACAGGAAAAATGAATCCAGAACTTCACCGTATCCATCACTCCTGATTGTAGCTTTATTTGCGCTTGCCTCTCCGATGGGAATGCTGTTAGGAAATTATTTCAATCCTGATCTGCAGCCTTATTTCCTGGCTATTGTAGGAGGAATCTTTCTGCATATCTCTTCCGTCATTATTTTTGAAAGCAATAAAAACCATAATATTGACTGGATAAAGATCGGACTTGTGATCGTTGGTGTTTCATTGGCCTTGCTTATGCATCTTTTCCATCATCATCCGGTGGCAGGACATTCCCATTAA
- a CDS encoding class I SAM-dependent RNA methyltransferase: protein MNTENLKIQIKTFFGLEQILFEEIKKLGGKNVEVKNRAVNCEGDLGFLYKINYSARTALKILIPVYEFKAFNQHQFYSKLSAFAWEEYMDVDQSFAIDSTVNSETFKHSQFVTLKMKDAIVDYFQDKFKRRPNVETKSPDIKFHLHIDRELITISLDSSGDPLFKRGYRKEQGEAPINEVLASGMLQLAGWDGKGNFLDPMCGSGTLLIEAAMIAMDLPAQIFRRRFAFQNWNNYDADLFAKIKEVRVNRVKEFTGKIIGYDIDARMLNAARTNIEAAEMEDVIEVKKQNFFESKKELFPLLMVFNPPYDERISINDDDFYKKIGDTFKTSYPNTLAWLISSDLEAVKKIGLRPSRKIKLFNGKLETRFLQYEMYEGTKKIHKKES from the coding sequence ATGAATACAGAAAATCTAAAGATTCAGATAAAGACATTTTTCGGATTGGAGCAGATCCTTTTCGAAGAAATTAAAAAATTAGGCGGAAAAAACGTTGAAGTGAAAAACCGGGCAGTTAATTGTGAAGGAGATCTAGGTTTTCTTTATAAAATTAATTATTCTGCAAGAACAGCATTAAAGATTTTGATTCCTGTTTATGAATTCAAAGCATTCAACCAGCACCAGTTTTACAGTAAACTTTCAGCGTTTGCGTGGGAAGAATATATGGACGTGGACCAGTCTTTCGCGATTGATTCTACAGTAAATTCAGAAACTTTCAAGCATTCCCAGTTTGTTACTCTGAAAATGAAGGATGCCATCGTTGATTATTTTCAGGATAAATTCAAAAGACGCCCGAATGTAGAAACAAAAAGCCCGGATATTAAGTTCCATCTGCATATCGACAGGGAATTGATAACAATCTCTTTAGATTCCTCCGGAGATCCACTGTTTAAAAGAGGATACAGAAAAGAGCAGGGTGAAGCGCCTATCAATGAAGTGCTGGCAAGCGGAATGCTGCAGCTGGCCGGCTGGGATGGTAAAGGAAACTTTTTAGACCCGATGTGTGGTTCAGGAACTCTTTTAATTGAAGCGGCAATGATTGCCATGGATCTTCCTGCACAGATCTTCAGAAGAAGGTTCGCATTCCAGAACTGGAATAATTATGATGCTGATCTTTTCGCAAAAATTAAGGAAGTCAGGGTAAACAGGGTAAAAGAATTTACCGGAAAGATTATCGGTTATGACATTGATGCCAGAATGCTGAATGCTGCCAGAACAAATATTGAAGCAGCAGAAATGGAAGATGTGATTGAAGTGAAAAAACAAAACTTCTTTGAATCCAAAAAAGAGCTTTTCCCGTTGCTGATGGTTTTCAACCCGCCATATGATGAGAGAATTTCCATCAATGATGATGATTTCTATAAAAAAATAGGAGATACATTTAAAACAAGTTATCCCAATACATTAGCGTGGCTGATCTCTTCTGATCTGGAAGCTGTGAAAAAAATAGGACTTCGTCCTTCAAGAAAAATCAAGCTTTTCAATGGTAAGCTGGAAACAAGATTCCTTCAGTATGAAATGTACGAGGGCACGAAAAAAATACATAAAAAGGAAAGCTAA
- a CDS encoding OmpA family protein, producing MGKILKINKLTTFSELLIVVVGIGAILGAVYALSPGLKTAVSKQLTGIELNKTDVNNVTNAEKIELPSKELSSAVSGKPLVRIAGYAWNGQSGMIVANGGPKTTKGSLMEKNGVNLEIIRQDWLSELRNMQMKFIEDFDKGEAFPSSDKSAFAVMIMGDGAPFYISSVQKALDEKYGKDKYHLQVMGAVGMSYGEDKLIGPPSWKSDPKSMKGSVISAVLGDGDWVTTVNYCFANGLKVNPDPTTYDAEAVNIYPSENDDYMKSAEELIKSQTTGWTVGLKEVSNGKLTGKTVNRKIDGCATWTPGDKLVFDKLSGFVDIVSTKEFNNQMPTAFIGVKEWAVKNPEIVSNILKSALTASNQMKNYEDWKVRASEAVADTYKIETPQYWYKMFKGEQGTKNGLTYNMGGSKVFNYADAMQYFGMTDGVNRYKSVYNQVSGYLTELNPFGFNENVGKVVPYEDAVNLFFLKNINDIESTSADQADYSKQSTEVMASGEWKINFNSGSASIQNSSEKDLEKIYNLLIQAENSKLTIVGHTDNSGNSNNNLTLSKSRAESVVDYLKKKGIPESRFQLIDGKGSNEPVSDNNSEAGKAQNRRVVITFLK from the coding sequence ATGGGAAAAATTTTAAAAATTAATAAACTCACTACTTTTTCAGAGTTATTAATTGTTGTTGTTGGAATTGGAGCAATTCTGGGTGCAGTATATGCTTTGTCTCCAGGTCTTAAAACAGCTGTTTCCAAGCAGTTAACAGGAATAGAGCTTAATAAAACTGACGTAAACAACGTAACAAATGCAGAAAAGATAGAACTTCCCTCAAAAGAACTCTCTTCTGCAGTTTCAGGAAAACCATTGGTAAGAATTGCGGGATATGCATGGAACGGACAATCCGGGATGATCGTTGCGAACGGAGGACCAAAAACTACCAAAGGTTCTTTAATGGAGAAAAACGGAGTAAACCTTGAGATCATTCGTCAGGACTGGTTATCAGAACTTAGAAATATGCAGATGAAATTTATCGAAGATTTTGATAAAGGTGAAGCCTTTCCTTCTTCTGATAAAAGTGCATTTGCTGTAATGATCATGGGAGACGGAGCTCCTTTCTACATCAGCTCGGTTCAGAAAGCATTAGACGAAAAATATGGTAAAGATAAATACCATTTACAGGTAATGGGAGCTGTTGGAATGAGCTACGGTGAAGATAAATTAATTGGACCTCCAAGCTGGAAATCTGATCCTAAATCTATGAAAGGTTCTGTAATTTCAGCAGTTTTAGGAGACGGAGACTGGGTAACAACGGTAAATTACTGTTTTGCGAACGGTCTAAAAGTAAACCCTGATCCAACCACATATGATGCAGAAGCAGTAAATATCTATCCGTCTGAAAATGATGATTATATGAAATCTGCCGAAGAATTGATCAAATCTCAGACTACAGGATGGACAGTAGGTTTAAAAGAAGTTTCCAATGGAAAACTTACAGGGAAAACAGTAAACAGAAAAATTGACGGTTGTGCAACTTGGACACCGGGAGATAAACTTGTATTTGATAAACTTTCAGGATTTGTTGATATTGTTTCTACAAAAGAATTCAATAACCAGATGCCTACTGCATTCATTGGTGTAAAAGAATGGGCTGTGAAAAACCCGGAAATAGTTTCCAATATTTTGAAATCAGCACTTACAGCTTCCAACCAGATGAAAAACTATGAAGACTGGAAAGTAAGAGCTTCAGAAGCTGTTGCAGATACTTATAAAATCGAAACTCCACAATACTGGTACAAAATGTTCAAAGGAGAACAAGGTACCAAAAATGGACTTACCTATAATATGGGAGGATCTAAAGTCTTCAATTATGCAGATGCAATGCAGTATTTTGGAATGACGGACGGAGTAAACAGATATAAATCAGTTTATAATCAGGTTTCCGGTTATTTAACAGAGCTTAATCCATTTGGATTTAATGAGAATGTAGGAAAAGTAGTACCATACGAAGATGCAGTAAACTTATTCTTCCTTAAGAATATTAATGATATTGAATCTACATCTGCAGATCAGGCGGATTACAGCAAGCAATCTACAGAAGTTATGGCTTCCGGAGAATGGAAGATCAACTTTAATTCCGGTAGTGCTTCTATACAGAATAGCTCAGAAAAAGACCTTGAAAAAATCTATAATCTTCTTATTCAGGCAGAAAACTCTAAACTTACTATTGTAGGTCATACGGATAACAGCGGAAATAGTAATAATAACCTTACTTTATCTAAAAGCAGAGCAGAATCTGTAGTAGATTATCTGAAGAAAAAAGGAATTCCGGAATCCCGTTTCCAGTTAATTGACGGAAAAGGCTCAAACGAACCTGTCTCTGATAATAATTCTGAAGCAGGTAAGGCACAAAACAGAAGAGTTGTAATAACATTCTTAAAATAA
- a CDS encoding OmpP1/FadL family transporter, whose product MSVSAAFFAQAQDVSILRNTVDVYSSTPMVGSSKFNAMAGANGALGGDASALLTNPAGLGVAISGEASGTLSIAGNKNKSTWAGSAVDYSQTNTDLGNIGGVIAFPLMTESGWKFINIGINHSNQSLDNYVESPGSNGLIYDFDVDKSSSLAGHAYDRYGNLSKTSFGVGANYNHNVYIGAGFNFFNASIDQSDKAAFRSLQNGSLEYFDRQSTPFSERSSGFSASVGVIGKLSPNFRIGGAIETPTFWRIDRGYNYYNDPTYGDGSDGESRDLTTPLKATVSAAFVASKNFSLNVDYTLGLTRPKYKVVTGIESELNSFFKDNYKNTSEVRIGAEYRLKQLRLRGGYSFMSNPFDALTVSRFNADGSAGDQSYSNMLLNNRNLASFGLGYDFKSFYIDASYQYVTTTYSNPFLRGIETGDPGTDTAYYSPYNNMTDTPGNIISSNSFVVSEVKNNRNNFFITFGWKF is encoded by the coding sequence ATGAGTGTTTCTGCTGCATTTTTTGCACAGGCACAGGATGTTTCCATATTGAGAAATACTGTAGATGTTTATTCCAGCACTCCTATGGTGGGTTCGTCCAAGTTCAATGCAATGGCAGGAGCTAACGGAGCATTAGGTGGTGATGCCAGCGCATTGCTTACCAACCCTGCAGGTTTGGGAGTAGCTATTTCCGGAGAAGCTTCCGGAACGCTATCCATTGCAGGAAATAAAAATAAAAGTACATGGGCAGGATCTGCGGTTGATTACAGCCAAACCAATACGGACCTTGGAAATATCGGAGGAGTAATTGCTTTTCCTTTAATGACGGAATCCGGATGGAAATTTATCAATATCGGGATCAACCATTCCAACCAATCATTAGATAATTACGTAGAGTCTCCGGGAAGTAACGGTCTTATTTATGATTTTGATGTTGATAAAAGTTCATCACTGGCAGGACATGCATATGACAGATATGGAAATCTTTCAAAAACAAGTTTTGGTGTTGGTGCTAACTATAATCATAATGTATACATCGGTGCCGGGTTCAATTTTTTCAATGCTTCAATTGATCAGTCTGATAAGGCAGCCTTCAGATCACTTCAGAATGGCTCTTTAGAATATTTTGACAGACAGAGTACACCTTTTTCAGAAAGATCTTCAGGTTTTTCAGCCTCAGTAGGGGTAATAGGTAAGCTAAGTCCTAATTTCAGAATTGGAGGGGCAATAGAAACTCCTACATTCTGGCGTATAGACAGAGGATATAATTACTATAATGATCCAACCTATGGTGATGGTTCGGATGGTGAATCCAGAGACCTTACGACTCCTCTTAAAGCAACGGTCAGTGCGGCATTTGTTGCCAGTAAAAACTTTTCATTAAATGTGGATTATACATTAGGTTTAACAAGACCTAAATATAAGGTGGTTACCGGTATTGAAAGCGAACTGAACAGCTTCTTTAAAGATAATTATAAAAATACATCAGAGGTAAGAATCGGTGCTGAATACAGATTGAAGCAGCTTAGACTGAGAGGAGGTTATTCTTTTATGTCTAATCCTTTTGATGCTCTCACTGTGAGCAGGTTCAATGCGGATGGGTCTGCCGGAGACCAGTCTTACAGTAATATGCTGCTGAATAACAGAAACCTTGCTTCTTTCGGTCTGGGATACGATTTCAAATCATTCTATATCGATGCATCTTATCAGTATGTAACCACTACATATAGCAATCCTTTCTTAAGAGGTATTGAAACAGGAGATCCTGGTACAGATACTGCTTACTATTCTCCATATAACAATATGACCGATACACCTGGAAATATTATCTCTAGCAACTCATTTGTTGTCTCAGAAGTAAAAAATAACAGGAATAACTTCTTTATTACATTCGGCTGGAAGTTCTAA
- the proS gene encoding proline--tRNA ligase, whose amino-acid sequence MAKLTSRSEDYSKWYNELVVKADLAENSGVRGCMVIKPYGYAIWEKMRDEMDKRFKETGHVNAYFPLFVPKSLFEAEEKNAEGFAKECAVVTHYRLKTDPDNPHKLIVDPDAKLEEELIVRPTSEAIIWNTYKNWIQSYRDLPILINQWANVVRWEMRTRLFLRTAEFLWQEGHTAHATKEEAIEEAEKMNDVYADFAEKFMAMPVIKGLKTPSERFAGADETYCIEALMQDGKALQAGTSHFLGQNFAKAFDVKFTNKEGKIEHAWATSWGTSTRLMGALIMTHSDDFGLVLPPTLAPIQVVIVPIFKGEEQLAQISEVALDIQAKLKAKGISVKFDDDTHNKPGWKFAEYELKGVPVRIAMGPRDLENKSVEIARRDNLTKEVRSIEGLDTYVEELLQTIQKDIYEKAFNFRKDNITKVDTYEEFKKILEEKGGFIYAHWDGTAEEEEQIKDETKATIRCIPLNDDIEEGISLVSGKPSKRRVLFAKAY is encoded by the coding sequence ATGGCAAAATTAACCTCAAGAAGCGAAGATTACAGCAAATGGTATAATGAGTTGGTGGTAAAAGCTGACTTAGCTGAAAACTCTGGAGTGCGAGGATGTATGGTAATTAAACCATATGGCTATGCAATCTGGGAAAAAATGCGTGATGAAATGGATAAAAGATTCAAAGAAACAGGTCACGTTAATGCTTATTTCCCGCTTTTTGTGCCCAAAAGCCTGTTTGAGGCAGAAGAGAAAAATGCAGAAGGTTTTGCTAAAGAATGCGCCGTAGTTACCCATTATAGATTAAAAACAGATCCGGACAATCCTCACAAACTTATTGTAGACCCGGACGCTAAACTGGAAGAAGAGCTCATCGTACGTCCTACTTCCGAAGCAATCATCTGGAATACATATAAAAACTGGATCCAATCTTACAGAGACCTTCCTATATTGATTAACCAGTGGGCCAACGTTGTCCGTTGGGAAATGAGAACACGTCTCTTCCTGAGAACCGCAGAATTCCTGTGGCAGGAAGGTCATACAGCCCATGCTACAAAAGAAGAAGCTATAGAAGAAGCTGAAAAGATGAATGACGTATATGCAGATTTTGCAGAAAAATTCATGGCAATGCCGGTTATCAAAGGGTTAAAAACACCGTCTGAAAGATTTGCAGGAGCTGATGAAACGTACTGTATAGAAGCATTGATGCAGGATGGAAAAGCACTTCAGGCAGGAACATCTCACTTCTTGGGTCAGAATTTCGCGAAAGCTTTCGATGTAAAATTCACCAATAAAGAAGGTAAGATTGAACACGCCTGGGCAACTTCATGGGGAACCTCCACACGTTTGATGGGAGCTCTGATTATGACCCATTCCGATGATTTCGGGCTGGTACTTCCTCCGACCCTTGCGCCAATCCAGGTGGTTATTGTTCCGATCTTCAAAGGAGAAGAGCAATTGGCACAGATCAGTGAAGTGGCACTTGATATCCAGGCTAAATTAAAAGCTAAAGGAATCTCAGTGAAATTCGATGACGATACACACAACAAACCAGGTTGGAAATTTGCAGAATACGAACTGAAAGGCGTTCCTGTAAGAATTGCAATGGGACCCAGAGATCTTGAGAATAAATCTGTAGAAATTGCAAGAAGAGACAATCTTACCAAAGAAGTTCGTTCTATCGAAGGTCTTGATACTTATGTTGAAGAATTATTGCAGACTATCCAGAAGGACATCTATGAAAAAGCATTCAACTTCAGAAAAGACAACATTACAAAAGTTGATACTTATGAAGAATTCAAGAAGATTCTTGAAGAAAAAGGAGGTTTCATTTATGCACATTGGGACGGAACCGCTGAAGAAGAAGAGCAGATTAAAGATGAAACAAAAGCGACGATACGATGTATTCCTTTAAATGATGATATTGAAGAAGGTATTTCTCTGGTAAGTGGAAAACCGTCTAAAAGGCGTGTATTATTCGCAAAAGCCTACTAA
- a CDS encoding ABC transporter permease has protein sequence MIKLITPFENVSKTTRTIILVGWIVLLLILWFVITSGEKHLFPSPDQVLKGFEELYKEGLVVHIFNSLKLCFISILLAVILSMLFAYSFPLPLLKPISEFITKLRFLPFTGLSFYITMVVHDARNMQIWIMVIFLTTFLTTSLISVINAIPQEEFDHAKSLKCSRFEVLWQVIVLGRIDYVIDVIRQNLAITWMMLVTVESIVVASGGLGFLIKNSDKFMNHGRIIALQIIILLIGLFLDWFINYLRKAIFRYSKI, from the coding sequence ATGATAAAATTAATAACACCTTTCGAAAATGTCTCAAAAACTACCAGAACCATTATTTTGGTGGGTTGGATAGTATTGTTACTTATATTGTGGTTTGTGATCACTTCCGGTGAAAAACATTTGTTTCCTTCGCCCGATCAGGTTTTAAAAGGTTTTGAAGAACTCTATAAAGAAGGACTGGTTGTACATATTTTCAACTCCCTGAAATTATGTTTCATATCCATTTTACTGGCAGTTATTTTATCCATGCTGTTTGCTTACAGTTTTCCTTTGCCTTTGCTGAAACCGATTTCAGAATTTATTACCAAACTCAGATTTTTACCTTTTACAGGACTTTCGTTTTACATTACCATGGTAGTACATGACGCAAGAAATATGCAGATATGGATCATGGTTATATTTTTAACAACTTTCCTTACCACTTCGCTTATTTCGGTGATCAATGCTATTCCACAGGAAGAATTTGATCATGCAAAAAGTTTGAAATGCTCCAGATTTGAAGTGCTTTGGCAGGTTATTGTGTTGGGAAGAATAGACTATGTAATAGATGTTATCCGTCAGAACCTTGCTATTACATGGATGATGCTTGTAACAGTAGAATCCATTGTTGTGGCTTCCGGAGGATTGGGCTTCCTTATTAAAAATTCAGATAAATTTATGAATCATGGAAGAATTATCGCTTTGCAGATCATTATACTGCTTATAGGATTGTTTTTAGATTGGTTCATTAATTACTTAAGGAAAGCTATTTTCAGATACTCAAAAATATAA
- a CDS encoding class I SAM-dependent DNA methyltransferase codes for MEWFESWFDTPYYHLLYSNRDYTEAENFITKLTEDLQLPQSSRIIDLACGKGRHSVFLNKLGYDVLGLDLSRQSIEFDKQFENQTLLFNVHDMRNPIDADPMDAVFNLFTSFGYFDNESDDKKVFQSVYDVLKPGGHFVLDYLNEEYVRRNLVPETIITRGNIDFKILKKIEGRHIIKDIRFEADGRPYHFFEKVKLHTLEAINSYATDCGFERVKIWGDYQLNEFDREVSPRCINLFKKKV; via the coding sequence ATGGAATGGTTTGAATCTTGGTTTGATACGCCTTATTATCACCTTCTTTATAGTAACAGAGACTATACGGAAGCCGAAAATTTCATTACAAAACTTACTGAAGACCTTCAGTTACCGCAATCATCCAGGATTATTGATCTGGCATGCGGAAAAGGCAGGCATTCTGTTTTTTTGAATAAACTGGGATATGACGTATTGGGACTGGATCTTTCCAGGCAAAGCATTGAGTTCGACAAACAGTTTGAAAACCAGACTCTTCTTTTCAATGTTCACGACATGCGGAACCCCATTGATGCAGATCCTATGGATGCCGTATTCAATTTGTTTACCAGCTTCGGGTATTTTGATAATGAAAGTGATGACAAAAAAGTATTTCAATCGGTTTATGATGTATTAAAACCGGGAGGGCATTTTGTCCTGGATTACCTGAATGAAGAATATGTAAGGAGAAATTTAGTTCCTGAAACCATCATAACCCGTGGTAATATTGATTTTAAAATCCTGAAAAAGATTGAGGGCAGACATATCATTAAAGATATCCGTTTTGAAGCAGACGGAAGACCTTATCATTTCTTCGAAAAAGTAAAGCTTCATACTCTGGAAGCTATCAATTCCTATGCAACAGACTGTGGCTTTGAAAGAGTAAAGATCTGGGGCGATTATCAGCTGAATGAATTTGACCGTGAAGTTTCACCACGCTGTATCAATTTATTTAAGAAAAAAGTATGA
- a CDS encoding prolyl-tRNA synthetase, with protein MLKSKGILAISGGLLLVSCGAQMGGYTETDGVYYDPNKDTLPEGVIINDGGNRVGENYDYYQDSNVIQNAQANSREQDNKYNTWSDSNWNTNATDSDWGAFAGNQTNYYDNSWGYSPWGWYGYSPYWGMNRGWGWGMNLSWGWGGSFGWGWGGSFGWGWGSPYWGYGYSPYWGGYYDPFWGGGYGYPYWGGGYWGNGYRQSYRRSSGGGFSNPGLTNAVYRTNTYRGGFRNSGNGFRNSSTNNGFRNSGTNNGFRNNGSYNNGGFRQGNSNGGYRPQQQSGGFRNSNSQQRPNYNSQPNYNNNGGFRSNDGGGFRSGGGFNSGGGGFRSGGSSGGGMRSGGGGGGFRGGR; from the coding sequence ATGTTAAAATCCAAAGGGATCTTAGCGATATCAGGTGGATTGTTACTTGTCTCCTGTGGTGCCCAGATGGGAGGATATACAGAGACTGACGGGGTATACTACGACCCTAATAAAGATACGCTGCCAGAAGGAGTGATTATTAATGATGGCGGTAACAGGGTTGGAGAAAACTATGATTATTACCAGGACTCCAATGTCATTCAGAATGCACAGGCCAATTCCAGGGAGCAGGACAATAAATACAATACATGGAGTGATAGTAACTGGAATACAAATGCAACTGATTCAGATTGGGGTGCATTTGCAGGAAACCAGACCAACTATTATGATAATTCCTGGGGATATTCTCCGTGGGGATGGTATGGTTATAGCCCTTATTGGGGCATGAACCGCGGCTGGGGTTGGGGTATGAATTTATCCTGGGGCTGGGGCGGATCGTTCGGCTGGGGCTGGGGTGGCTCATTCGGTTGGGGCTGGGGAAGCCCTTACTGGGGATATGGCTATTCTCCTTACTGGGGTGGATATTATGATCCGTTCTGGGGTGGCGGTTACGGTTACCCATATTGGGGTGGCGGCTATTGGGGTAATGGTTACAGACAATCTTACAGAAGAAGCAGTGGCGGAGGATTCAGTAATCCGGGCCTAACAAATGCGGTTTACAGAACTAATACTTACAGAGGAGGCTTTAGAAACAGCGGAAACGGATTCCGAAACTCATCAACGAACAATGGTTTCAGAAACAGTGGCACAAACAACGGTTTCAGAAATAACGGTTCATATAATAACGGCGGATTCAGACAAGGAAATAGTAACGGAGGGTACAGACCGCAACAGCAGTCTGGAGGATTCCGTAATTCAAACTCTCAACAGAGACCTAATTATAACTCTCAGCCAAACTATAACAACAATGGCGGCTTCAGATCCAATGACGGCGGAGGTTTCAGATCAGGCGGAGGCTTTAATTCCGGAGGCGGAGGCTTCAGAAGCGGAGGTTCTTCAGGCGGCGGTATGAGATCTGGCGGCGGAGGCGGTGGCTTCAGAGGCGGCAGATAA